One Primulina tabacum isolate GXHZ01 chromosome 10, ASM2559414v2, whole genome shotgun sequence DNA segment encodes these proteins:
- the LOC142505020 gene encoding uncharacterized protein LOC142505020 has product MEEDMEMAFILGRPFLATGKALIVVQEGKLRLRVGEEEITFDFFNALKHTLHTDGCFRIDVVDSLVCNFVQDAMTDPLEANVTTELKEDDLDEEKADIVAYFNANHPWRKPMRMKLEDLGERIYLTPPKSSIEEPPTLELKPLPPHLKYVYLGENNTLLIIISAALTDAMEERLLQVLKEHKKTFAWKVADIKGISQSICMNKILMEEKYSPLVQPQRRLNPKMEEVVKAENIKLLDALSVESELRVEEVRGDEPGAELGEVPLHDVPFDFNSDCLQAYENLKERLVIAALLVAPDWDLPFEVMCDASDTAVGVVLGQRRNKVFHIIYYASKTIDEAQLNYVPTGKELLAVVFSLDKFHSYLVLSKVIVFTDHSALKYLLAKK; this is encoded by the exons ATGGAGGAAGACATGGAGATGGCCTTCATTTTGGGGAGACCATTCCTTGCGACTGGCAAGGCCCTGATTGTTgttcaagaagggaagttgagattgagagtgggcgAGGAAGAAATTACTTTTGATTTCTTTAAtgctcttaagcacacactgcacacTGATGGCTGTTTTAGAATTGATGTGGTGGATTCACTTGTGTGTAATTTTGTGCAGGATGCTATGACGGACCCATTGGAAGCCAACGTCACAACTGAATTGAAGGAGGATGACTTGGACGAAGAAAAAGCTGACATAGTGGCATACTTTAATGCCAACCATCCATGGAGAAAGCCAATGAGGATGAAACTGGAGGATTTGGGAGAGAGAATATATTTGACCCCTCCAAAATCAAGCATCGAAGAACCCCCGACGCTTGAGCTCAAGCCATTGCCTCCGCACCTAAAGTACGTATACCTAGGTGAGAATAACACTTTGCTTATCATTATTTCTGCAGCTTTGACAGATGCTATGGAGGAAAGATTGTTGCAAGTTCTCAAAGAGCACAAAAAAACATTTGCCTGGAAGGTGGCAGACATCAAGGGAATAAGTCAATCAATCTGCATGAACAAAATCTTGATGGAAGAAAAGTACTCACCCCTCGTGCAACCTCAAAGACGACTCAATCCAAAGATGGAAGAGGTAGTGAAGGCTGAAAATATCAAGCTTTTAGATGCAT TGTCTGTAGAATCCGAGCTTCGTGTTGAGGAGGTGCGAGGAGACGAACCTGGTGCTGAATTGGGAGAAGTTCCACTTCATG atgtgcCTTTTGATTTTAATTCTGACTGTTTGCAGGCATATGAGAACCTAAAGGAGCGCTTGGTGATAGCTGCTTTGTTGGTGGCACCGGATTGGGATCTGCCTTTTGAGGTAATGTGCGATGCCAGTGATACTGCAGTTGGTGTTGTCCTGGGCCAAAGGCGGAACAAGGTATTTCACATTATATACTATGCAAGTAAAACTATAGATGAAGCACAATTAAATTATGTCCCCACTGGAAAAGAgttacttgcagtagtattttCACTTGACAAGTTCCATTCATACCTTGTTTTGTCGAAAgtaattgtgtttactgatcactCTGCCCTTAAATATCTGCTTGCTAAGAAATAG